The following are encoded in a window of Sminthopsis crassicaudata isolate SCR6 chromosome 3, ASM4859323v1, whole genome shotgun sequence genomic DNA:
- the LOC141562384 gene encoding E3 ubiquitin-protein ligase TRIM58-like: MAAAAVEMLQQLQNQITCPICWKYFCEPVTIGCGHSFCRACLPSSAATAFSCPECRQVSQVRESPLCINGRLLELTELGKQLSSQLLQSAEGQRRCATHQQVLEFFCEDDQTLLCVRCCQTPEHRAHRHCPVEEAAPNVRKKLQHLQSCLEKHFEEAKKLLASPRPLVNWHKMITEEYYKMYNLHLFKECPFARIEEEERSEKDRLSQQMRTLQDLMLDLQEAEGQANVDLLRDVKQLLERSESVLSQRAKALILELRVCPVPGMIEMLNRFRVHIRLDPASASPCLIVAEDLRSVRAGEGWPVNTHPGDDGHLHMVLAEQAFSSGRRYWEVDVTGLPQWMLGIHTPCLKRQSGGSKTHCPSVFFLRCVRKEEDYFLQSYPGSLDHRLKSPIPREQSLLP; the protein is encoded by the exons atggctgctgctgctgtggaaATGCTGCAACAATTGCAGAACCAGATCACGTGTCCCATCTGTTGGAAGTACTTCTGTGAGCCAGTCACCATCGGGTGTGGGCACAGCTTTTGCCGAGCATGTCTCCCAAGCTCAGCAGCTACAGCTTTCTCTTGCCCTGAATGCAGGcaagtgtctcaggtcagagAATCACCTTTATGTATCAATGGGCGCCTGCTAGAGCTGACTGAACTGGGGAAACAGCTCAGCTCCCAGCTGTTGCAGAGTGCTGAAGGACAGAGGCGCTGTGCCACTCACCAGCAAGTCTTGGAGTTCTTCTGTGAAGACGACCAGACATTGCTCTGTGTCAGATGTTGCCAAACCCCAGAGCACAGGGCTCACAGGCACTGTCCTGTAGAAGAAGCTGCTCCCAATGTCAGGAAGAAGCTGCAGCACCTTCAAAGTTGCTTGGAGAAGCACTTTGAGGAAGCAAAGAAACTTCTTGCTAGTCCCAGACCTCTTGTGAACTGGCACAAGATGATTACAGAAGAATACTACAAAATGTACAACCTGCACTTATTCAAGGAATGCCCTTTTGCTaggattgaggaagaagaaagaagtgagaaGGACAGACTTTCCCAGCAAATGAGAACCCTTCAGGACCTCATGCTAGATCTCCAGGAAGCAGAGGGCCAAGCCAATGTGGATCTGCTCCGGGATGTCAAGCAGTTGCTGGAAAGGAGCGAGTCAGTGTTGTCCCAAAGGGCCAAGGCGCTCATCCTGGAGCTCAGAGTGTGTCCCGTCCCTGGCATGATAGAGATGCTCAACCGCTTCAGAGTGCACATCAGGTTGGATCCTGCATCAGCCAGTCCTTGCCTGATTGTGGCTGAGGATCTGAGGAGTGTAAGAGCTGGAGAAGGCTGGCCGGTGAACACCCACCCTGGTGATGACGGGCATCTTCACATGGTCCTTGCTGAGCAGGCCTTCAGCTCAGGGAGACGATACTGGGAGGTGGATGTGACAGGATTACCTCAGTGGATGCTGGGGATCCACACCCCCTGCTTGAAGAGACAAAGTGGTGGCAGCAAGACCCATTGTCCCTCTGTGTTCTTTCTGAGATGTGTCAGGAAGGAAGAGGATTACTTTTTGCAATCCTACCCTGGATCGCTGGACCACAGACTGAAAAGCCCTATTCCCAGG GAACAAAGCCTGCTCCCATGA
- the LOC141562383 gene encoding E3 ubiquitin-protein ligase TRIM17-like has product MAAAAVEMLQQLQNQITCPICWKYFCEPVTIGCGHSFCRACLPSTAVTAFSCPECRQVSQVRGFPLINGSLAELTKLGTKLRSQLLQSTGGQRRCAIHKEVLEYFCEDDQTLLCLRCCQAPEHGAHRHCPVEEAVSNSRKKMQHLQSCLQKYFKETKKLLVKEKKPVIDWEEMISREYRERDYLMWDELYHYLERMDQETKNKKQTLSQESSTLQDLMLDLQEADSQPNLDLLRDVKELLERSKSALSQRAKALNPEVRVCPIFGMLETLNQFRVDIRLDPASASPCLIVAEDLKSVRAGEGWQVDSPHGDDSDLPMVLAEQAFSSGIQYWEVDEQSLHP; this is encoded by the exons atggctgctgctgctgtggaaATGCTGCAACAATTGCAGAACCAGATTACGTGTCCCATCTGTTGGAAGTACTTCTGTGAGCCAGTCACCATCGGGTGTGGGCACAGCTTTTGCCGAGCATGTCTCCCAAGCACAGCAGTTACAGCTTTCTCTTGCCCTGAATGCAGGcaagtgtctcaggtcagagGCTTCCCATTAATCAATGGGAGCCTAGCAGAGCTGACTAAACTGGGCACAAAGCTCAGGTCCCAGCTGTTACAGAGTACTGGAGGACAGAGGCGCTGTGCCATTCACAAAGAAGTCTTGGAGTACTTTTGTGAAGACGACCAGACATTGCTCTGTCTAAGATGTTGTCAAGCCCCAGAGCATGGGGCTCACAGGCACTGTCCTGTAGAAGAAGCTGTGTCCAATTCCAGGAAGAAGATGCAGCACCTGCAAAGTTGCTTACAGAAGTACtttaaggaaactaagaaacTTCTTGTTAAGGAAAAGAAACCTGTTATTGACTGGGAGGAGATGATCAGCAGAGAATACCGGGAACGGGATTACCTCATGTGGGATGAGTTATATCATTATCTGGAAAGGATGgatcaagaaacaaaaaacaagaagcaGACACTATCCCAGGAAAGCAGCACCCTTCAGGACCTCATGCTAGATCTACAGGAAGCAGACTCCCAACCCAATCTGGATCTACTCCGGGATGTCAAGGAGTTGCTGGAAAGGAGCAAGTCAGCATTGTCCCAAAGGGCCAAGGCTCTCAATCCAGAGGTGAGAGTGTGTCCTATCTTTGGCATGCTAGAGACCCTCAACCAATTCAGAGTGGACATCAGGTTGGATCCTGCATCAGCCAGTCCCTGCCTGATTGTGGCTGAGGATCTGAAGAGTGTAAGAGCTGGAGAAGGCTGGCAGGTAGACAGCCCACATGGTGATGACTCTGATCTTCCCATGGTCCTTGCTGAGCAGGCCTTCTCCTCAGGCATACAGTACTGGGAGGTGGAT GAACAAAGCCTGCACCCATGA